Proteins found in one Streptococcus criceti HS-6 genomic segment:
- a CDS encoding Rrf2 family transcriptional regulator, with product MDTKFSVALHILTMISESKENLSSQALATSVGTNASYIRKVIALLKNAELITSHQGKVGYELTKNSADISLLDIYYATQEVAQVKLFQVHQHANLECPVGKHIEGAISPVFQQAENQLAQELADQSLADVIANLYKQASLAK from the coding sequence ATGGACACAAAATTTTCAGTTGCGTTGCATATCTTAACAATGATTAGTGAGAGTAAAGAAAATCTCTCTTCACAGGCTTTAGCAACCAGTGTCGGAACCAATGCCAGCTATATCCGAAAGGTCATTGCTCTGTTGAAAAATGCAGAGCTCATCACATCGCATCAGGGTAAGGTCGGTTATGAGTTGACCAAGAACTCGGCGGACATCAGTCTGCTTGATATCTACTATGCGACACAAGAAGTGGCTCAGGTCAAGCTTTTTCAGGTCCACCAACATGCTAATCTGGAGTGCCCTGTTGGTAAGCATATCGAAGGGGCGATCAGCCCAGTCTTCCAACAGGCGGAGAATCAACTAGCTCAGGAGCTAGCTGATCAAAGTCTGGCAGATGTCATTGCAAACCTCTATAAACAAGCCAGTTTAGCCAAGTGA